Proteins found in one Pectobacterium atrosepticum genomic segment:
- the ttcA gene encoding tRNA 2-thiocytidine(32) synthetase TtcA, translated as MSENQQTNQKEQYNLNKLQKRLRRNVGEAIADFNMIEEGDRIMVCLSGGKDSFTMLEILRNLQQSAPINFSLVAVNLDQKQPGFPEHILPQYLDNIGVEYKIVEENTYGIVKDKIPEGKTTCSLCSRLRRGILYRTATELGATKIALGHHRDDILQTLFLNMFYGGKLKGMPPKLMSDDGKHIVIRPLAYCREKDIERFAEARQYPIIPCNLCGSQPNLQRQVIKDMLRDWDKRHPGRIETMFSAMQNVVPSHLADHALFDFKNIRHGSDVVDGGDLAFDREELPLQPAGWQPEEDDDASPITRLDVLEIK; from the coding sequence ATGTCAGAAAATCAACAAACTAACCAAAAAGAACAATACAATTTAAACAAATTGCAAAAGCGCCTGCGCCGTAACGTCGGCGAAGCTATCGCTGATTTCAATATGATTGAAGAAGGCGACCGCATTATGGTGTGCCTTTCCGGCGGGAAAGATAGCTTCACCATGCTGGAGATTCTGCGCAATCTGCAACAAAGTGCGCCAATTAACTTTTCTCTGGTCGCAGTGAATTTGGATCAGAAACAGCCGGGATTCCCGGAACATATTCTGCCGCAATATCTTGATAACATCGGCGTGGAATACAAGATCGTCGAAGAAAATACCTACGGGATTGTGAAAGACAAGATCCCGGAAGGAAAAACGACCTGCTCGCTGTGTTCACGCCTGCGCCGTGGGATTTTATACCGTACCGCGACAGAGCTCGGCGCAACAAAAATCGCCCTTGGCCACCACCGCGACGATATTCTGCAAACGCTGTTTCTGAATATGTTTTACGGTGGAAAACTGAAAGGTATGCCACCAAAGCTGATGAGCGACGACGGTAAACATATCGTCATCCGCCCTCTTGCCTACTGCCGTGAAAAAGATATCGAACGCTTTGCTGAAGCCCGCCAATATCCGATTATTCCGTGTAATTTGTGCGGCTCACAGCCCAATCTGCAACGTCAGGTGATTAAAGACATGCTGCGCGATTGGGATAAACGCCACCCTGGTCGTATTGAAACCATGTTCAGCGCTATGCAGAACGTTGTTCCTTCTCATCTTGCCGATCATGCGCTGTTTGATTTCAAAAACATTCGTCACGGTAGCGACGTGGTGGATGGTGGCGATCTGGCTTTCGACCGCGAAGAACTGCCGTTACAGCCTGCGGGCTGGCAGCCGGAAGAAGATGACGACGCATCGCCAATTACTCGCCTTGATGTGTTGGAAATAAAATAA
- the zntB gene encoding zinc transporter ZntB, with protein MESFAGKELQHSGAVHAYQLDGRGGITPIGEQDVVNSEKPCWLHLDSTVPASARWLNKTLVVPDSVRTALAGESVRPRVTRLGEGTLITLRSINLNANARPDQLVAVRVFITDKLIISTRRRKILAIDEILTDLKEGNGPTDSGNWLVSIAEALTDHTSEFIDDLHEKIIDLEDDLLEQKIPPRGELALIRKQLIVLRRYMTPQRDVFSRISGEKLPWMQDDDRRRMQEIADRLGRGLEDLDASVARTTVLSDEITALMTEAMNRRTYTMSLLAMVFLPTTFLTGLFGVNLGGIPGGDAPFGFFTFCLMLVILVGGVAWWLKRSKWL; from the coding sequence GTGGAATCCTTTGCAGGAAAAGAGTTGCAACACAGCGGTGCGGTTCATGCGTATCAGTTGGATGGAAGGGGGGGCATTACCCCGATTGGCGAGCAAGACGTTGTCAACAGCGAGAAACCCTGCTGGCTACATCTGGATTCTACAGTGCCAGCTAGCGCACGCTGGCTGAATAAAACGCTAGTGGTACCCGATAGCGTACGCACTGCGTTGGCGGGGGAAAGCGTCCGCCCCAGAGTTACGCGTTTGGGCGAAGGTACGCTGATCACGCTGCGCAGCATTAACCTGAATGCCAATGCGCGGCCAGATCAACTCGTGGCCGTTCGGGTGTTCATTACCGACAAGCTGATTATCTCTACTCGACGCCGTAAGATTCTGGCTATCGATGAGATTCTTACCGACCTGAAAGAAGGCAATGGCCCGACGGACAGCGGAAACTGGCTGGTCTCCATTGCGGAAGCCTTGACCGATCATACCAGCGAGTTCATTGATGATTTGCATGAGAAAATCATCGATCTGGAAGACGATTTGCTGGAACAAAAGATTCCGCCGCGCGGCGAGCTGGCGCTGATTCGCAAACAGCTTATCGTGCTACGCCGCTATATGACGCCACAGCGCGATGTATTCTCGCGTATTTCCGGCGAGAAGCTGCCTTGGATGCAGGATGACGACCGACGCAGAATGCAGGAAATTGCCGATCGGTTAGGGCGCGGGTTGGAGGATTTGGATGCCAGTGTTGCTCGCACCACGGTACTTTCGGATGAAATCACCGCCTTGATGACCGAAGCGATGAACCGCCGTACCTATACGATGTCGCTTTTGGCGATGGTTTTTCTGCCAACGACGTTCTTAACCGGTTTATTTGGCGTCAATTTAGGGGGAATTCCCGGCGGCGATGCGCCGTTTGGTTTTTTCACGTTCTGCCTGATGTTGGTGATATTGGTTGGCGGCGTTGCATGGTGGTTAAAGCGCAGTAAATGGCTATAG
- a CDS encoding oligopeptide ABC transporter substrate-binding protein OppA (is involved in the transport of the murein peptide L-alanyl-gamma-D-glutamyl-meso-diaminopimelate), protein MHYGYSAFYAALMVAMAGNAVAAQVPAGTVLAEKQEIVRHIKDEPASLDPIKAVGLPEAQVARDLFEGLVNQDAKGNIVPGVALRWQTTDNRTFIFTLRDNARWSNGEPVTANDFVYSWRRLVTPENSSSFAWFARLAGIQNAEQILAGKMPVDQLGVTAVNDHTLKVQLSKPVPYFVSLTANFSMFPVHQATVEKFGNDWTKPGNLVGNGAFKLDHRVVNEKLMLTQNQYYWDNANTRLTKVTFVPINQESNATKRYLSGDIDITESFPKNLYQKLLKDLPGQVYTPEQLGTYYYAFNTQRAPTNDVRVRKALSYAIDRKVIAEKVLGTGEKPAWHFTPDVTAGFKPTESLLQQYSQDELDAQAKALMAAAGYGPNNPLKLSLLYNTSESHQKIAIAVASMWKKTLGVDVRLSNQEWQTYIDSRNSGNFDVVRASWVGDYNEPSTFLSLMTSHHSGNIARFKSANYDRVLDEAGNQTNPQALNADYNRAEQILMDEAPIAPIYQYTNGRLIKPWVKGYPITNPEDVAYSHMLYIEKH, encoded by the coding sequence ATGCACTATGGATATTCTGCATTTTATGCCGCGTTGATGGTGGCGATGGCGGGCAATGCTGTCGCGGCGCAGGTTCCGGCGGGAACGGTTCTGGCTGAGAAACAGGAAATCGTCCGCCACATTAAAGATGAACCGGCTTCTCTCGATCCGATAAAAGCGGTGGGGCTGCCGGAAGCACAGGTGGCACGTGATCTATTTGAAGGTCTGGTCAATCAGGATGCGAAGGGCAACATCGTCCCTGGTGTGGCTCTGCGCTGGCAGACGACCGATAACCGCACGTTTATCTTTACCCTGCGTGATAATGCTCGCTGGTCTAACGGTGAACCCGTTACGGCAAACGATTTTGTCTATAGCTGGCGTCGCTTGGTCACGCCTGAAAACAGCTCGTCATTCGCCTGGTTTGCCCGGCTCGCGGGGATTCAGAATGCCGAACAGATTCTCGCGGGCAAAATGCCTGTCGATCAACTTGGCGTGACGGCCGTTAATGACCACACGTTGAAAGTGCAACTCAGCAAGCCAGTACCTTATTTTGTCAGCCTGACGGCGAATTTCAGCATGTTTCCAGTCCATCAGGCCACGGTAGAAAAATTCGGGAACGACTGGACGAAGCCGGGAAATCTGGTTGGAAATGGCGCGTTTAAGCTGGATCATCGCGTCGTTAATGAGAAGCTGATGCTCACGCAGAATCAATATTATTGGGATAACGCCAACACGCGCCTGACAAAGGTGACTTTTGTTCCGATCAATCAGGAATCGAACGCGACAAAACGCTATCTGTCTGGTGATATTGATATCACTGAGTCATTCCCTAAAAATCTGTATCAGAAGCTGCTGAAGGATTTACCCGGTCAGGTTTATACGCCAGAGCAGCTTGGCACCTATTACTACGCGTTTAATACGCAACGTGCGCCCACCAATGATGTTCGGGTACGAAAAGCACTGTCTTATGCCATCGACCGTAAAGTGATTGCCGAGAAAGTGCTGGGCACGGGGGAAAAGCCGGCTTGGCACTTTACGCCTGATGTCACCGCAGGCTTCAAACCTACGGAAAGCCTGTTGCAGCAATATTCTCAGGATGAGCTGGATGCGCAGGCAAAAGCGCTGATGGCGGCCGCCGGTTATGGCCCAAATAACCCGTTGAAACTCTCGTTGTTGTACAACACGTCGGAAAGCCACCAGAAGATCGCGATTGCCGTGGCTTCCATGTGGAAGAAAACGTTGGGAGTAGACGTACGCTTATCCAATCAAGAATGGCAAACCTACATAGACAGCCGAAATAGCGGTAATTTTGACGTCGTGCGTGCCTCTTGGGTCGGTGACTATAACGAACCCTCGACGTTCCTTTCTCTGATGACATCGCACCACAGCGGGAATATCGCCCGCTTTAAAAGTGCGAATTACGATCGTGTACTAGATGAAGCGGGTAACCAGACTAACCCGCAGGCGTTGAATGCGGACTACAACCGAGCAGAGCAGATATTGATGGATGAAGCGCCGATTGCGCCGATCTATCAATATACCAACGGTCGCTTGATTAAGCCGTGGGTGAAGGGTTATCCGATTACTAACCCTGAAGATGTGGCGTACAGTCATATGCTCTACATTGAAAAGCATTAA
- the mpaA gene encoding murein tripeptide amidase MpaA translates to MENTIIPLQARQQRGNLPSLGEPYGKSLLGAPLLYFPAELAPSESGLIIAGTHGDETAAVVALSCALRTLFSGQRRHHVVLAVNPDGCQLGLRANANGVDLNRNFPASNWQPGNTVYRWNSAADERDVELSTGETAGSEPETKALCTLIEKLNPHWVVSFHEPLACIEDPHGSELGQWLAQQCELPLVSSIGYDTPGSFGSWCADRSLHCITAELPPISADAASECYLNAMVALLSQQF, encoded by the coding sequence ATGGAAAACACAATCATTCCGCTTCAGGCGCGTCAGCAACGAGGTAATTTGCCGTCGCTGGGCGAACCTTATGGGAAATCGCTACTAGGCGCACCGCTACTCTATTTCCCAGCCGAATTAGCGCCTTCAGAAAGCGGGCTGATTATTGCCGGGACACACGGTGATGAAACCGCGGCGGTTGTGGCGCTATCCTGCGCGCTTCGCACCCTCTTTTCAGGGCAGCGCCGCCATCACGTTGTTCTTGCGGTAAATCCCGATGGCTGTCAGTTGGGCCTGCGTGCCAACGCTAACGGTGTCGATCTCAATCGCAATTTTCCAGCCAGTAACTGGCAACCGGGGAATACGGTATATCGCTGGAATAGTGCCGCAGATGAACGTGATGTCGAGCTATCCACGGGTGAAACCGCAGGCTCAGAGCCAGAAACAAAAGCCCTTTGCACGCTGATTGAGAAACTTAATCCTCACTGGGTTGTCTCTTTTCATGAGCCGCTCGCCTGTATTGAAGATCCACACGGGTCCGAACTGGGTCAATGGTTGGCGCAGCAATGCGAACTGCCCTTAGTATCGAGTATCGGCTACGACACACCGGGATCTTTCGGAAGCTGGTGCGCCGATCGGTCGCTCCATTGCATTACCGCTGAGCTTCCGCCAATCTCGGCAGATGCGGCCAGCGAATGCTATCTGAACGCCATGGTCGCGTTGCTAAGCCAGCAATTTTAA
- a CDS encoding thiol peroxidase codes for MSQNVHFQGNPVPVAGSFPAKGSKAPAFTLVAKDLSDASLSNYAGKRKILNIFPSIDTGVCAASVRKFNQLGSELDNTVVLCISSDLPFAQSRFCGAEGLNNVVVLSTLRGGEFKESYGVAIADGALKGLTARAVVVLDENDNVLHSELVNEITTEPDYDAALAVLK; via the coding sequence ATGTCACAGAACGTACATTTTCAAGGCAATCCTGTGCCAGTAGCTGGGTCATTCCCGGCCAAAGGAAGCAAAGCGCCAGCATTCACTCTGGTCGCTAAAGACCTGTCAGATGCTTCACTCAGCAACTATGCTGGCAAGCGCAAAATCCTGAACATTTTCCCAAGCATCGATACCGGTGTTTGTGCCGCGTCCGTGCGTAAATTTAACCAGTTGGGTTCTGAGCTGGATAACACTGTTGTTCTGTGTATCTCTTCCGATCTGCCGTTTGCACAGTCCCGTTTTTGCGGTGCGGAAGGTCTGAACAACGTGGTTGTACTGTCTACCCTGCGTGGCGGTGAGTTCAAAGAAAGCTACGGCGTCGCTATTGCAGATGGTGCGCTGAAAGGTCTGACCGCTCGTGCTGTCGTGGTGCTGGACGAAAATGACAACGTGCTGCATAGCGAACTGGTGAATGAAATCACCACTGAACCAGACTATGACGCTGCACTGGCTGTTTTGAAATAA
- the tyrR gene encoding transcriptional regulator TyrR gives MHLEVICEDRIGMVRELLDLLASRHIDLRGIEIASIGRIYLNFATLDFDDFRPLMTEIRRIESVSDVRTVAFMPSEREHRALNALLESMPEPVFSLDMKGKPELFNPAALALFEQSAETISELTIATMIPSFNFANWLEKSSSIVAERVVIRGQDFLLEMTPVRLEDDAGNVATAGALVMLKSAARMGRQLQNLAVNDENEFDHIVAASPKMRQVVEQARKLAMLDAPLLIVGDTGTGKDMLARACHLRGPRGKNPFLALNCAALPDDVMESELFGHASGAYLNAQEGKKGFFEQANGGSVLLDEVGEMSAQMQTKLLRFLNDGTFRRVGEDHEVHVDVRVICATKKNLLELVQRGEFREDLYYRLNVLTLMLPPLRERPADIMPLAELFVARFADEQGIPRPKLAADVEHFLPQYGWPGNVRQLRNTIYRALTQLHGGELHMQDIDLPAFSIDVPQDETLLDGSLDDINKRFERSVLTRLYQSYPSTRKLAKRLGVSHTAIANKLREYGLSQRKPAGDDEE, from the coding sequence ATGCATCTGGAAGTTATTTGTGAAGACCGCATTGGTATGGTCCGTGAGTTGTTAGATCTGCTTGCGTCACGCCATATTGATTTACGCGGCATCGAAATTGCGTCTATTGGCCGTATTTACCTCAATTTTGCCACCCTAGATTTTGATGATTTTCGTCCACTGATGACGGAAATCCGCCGTATTGAAAGCGTCAGCGATGTGCGCACCGTGGCGTTTATGCCATCTGAACGTGAGCATCGGGCGTTGAATGCGCTGCTGGAGTCTATGCCTGAACCCGTGTTCTCGCTGGATATGAAAGGGAAACCGGAACTGTTTAATCCGGCCGCGCTGGCGCTGTTTGAACAATCGGCAGAAACCATCAGCGAATTGACGATTGCCACGATGATTCCCAGTTTCAATTTCGCCAACTGGCTTGAGAAGAGTAGCTCCATCGTCGCGGAACGCGTAGTGATTCGAGGTCAAGATTTCTTGCTGGAAATGACACCGGTCCGCCTGGAAGATGATGCTGGTAACGTGGCAACCGCAGGCGCACTAGTGATGTTGAAATCGGCCGCTCGCATGGGCCGACAGTTACAGAATCTTGCCGTGAACGATGAAAACGAATTCGATCACATCGTCGCCGCTAGTCCAAAAATGCGTCAGGTGGTTGAACAGGCACGTAAGTTGGCGATGTTGGACGCGCCGCTGTTGATCGTAGGTGATACGGGGACGGGCAAAGATATGCTGGCGCGTGCCTGCCACCTGCGCGGGCCGCGTGGCAAGAATCCTTTCCTGGCGCTGAACTGCGCCGCATTGCCCGATGACGTAATGGAAAGCGAGCTGTTTGGCCATGCTTCCGGCGCGTATCTCAATGCGCAGGAAGGTAAGAAAGGGTTCTTCGAACAGGCTAACGGCGGTTCAGTTCTGCTGGATGAAGTCGGTGAAATGTCGGCACAGATGCAGACTAAATTGTTGCGTTTCCTGAATGACGGGACATTCCGCCGCGTGGGCGAAGATCATGAAGTCCATGTGGACGTGCGGGTGATCTGCGCGACTAAGAAAAATCTGCTGGAACTGGTGCAGCGTGGGGAATTCCGCGAGGATCTTTATTATCGTCTCAATGTGCTCACGTTAATGTTACCGCCGCTCCGCGAGCGTCCGGCGGACATTATGCCGCTGGCTGAACTCTTTGTGGCACGTTTTGCCGACGAACAGGGAATTCCTCGTCCCAAGCTGGCAGCAGATGTGGAACATTTCCTGCCGCAGTACGGTTGGCCGGGTAATGTTCGGCAGCTAAGAAATACCATTTATCGCGCGCTGACGCAGTTGCACGGTGGCGAACTGCATATGCAAGACATCGATCTCCCTGCGTTTTCGATTGATGTGCCACAAGATGAAACTCTGCTGGATGGCTCGTTGGATGATATCAACAAGCGTTTTGAGCGCTCTGTGCTGACTCGTCTTTATCAATCCTATCCAAGCACACGCAAATTGGCGAAGCGGCTAGGGGTATCGCACACGGCGATAGCCAACAAACTGCGGGAATATGGACTCAGCCAACGCAAACCGGCGGGGGATGACGAAGAGTAA
- a CDS encoding M20/M25/M40 family metallo-hydrolase, with translation MILGKKLTLAALSLATSILCLPASAQLVLAPADAERYAQNSFPEYLELLTLQNDAAVPADIQRNADWLEKAFQKRGFTTQTLTNGDKPLVYAEFGAAKSDRKTILFYMHFDGQPVNPSEWQTPPWQPVLKEKDAAGKWQTLPESRLLKGDINPEWRIFARASADDKGPIVMFLAAMDAMKEKGVEPAVNIKVLLDSEEEKGSPGLTTVMADHLTLLKSDGMVIYDGAMPSSNRPGINFGNRGSIQIDMTVFGANAAAHSGGYGNVIPNPVQNLATLLASMKDADGKVTIPGYYDRVTLSDSDKKQVAETAPPAGSLEKRFGVAQLDKVAGNAAEAVQYPSLDILGIKAGETGKKASNAIPSTATASVNIRTVPETPPDDMYALLRQYIASKGFHIIAGESPTQAEREQYPHLISLHLTAYPSSAYAARTEIDSPLGHWAVATTTAPRGIAPEKNRMMGGTLPMSGAVSVLKVPYVIVPLVNADNNQHSFDENLRLGNYLEGIRTIVAMATTPLS, from the coding sequence ATGATTCTCGGTAAAAAATTGACGCTGGCGGCGCTATCGCTGGCGACGAGCATTCTCTGTTTACCTGCCAGTGCCCAGTTGGTTCTGGCACCTGCCGATGCTGAACGTTATGCGCAAAACAGCTTCCCTGAATATCTCGAATTACTGACGCTGCAAAATGATGCTGCCGTGCCTGCGGATATCCAACGTAATGCCGACTGGCTGGAAAAGGCGTTTCAGAAGCGCGGTTTTACCACGCAAACGTTGACGAATGGCGATAAGCCGCTGGTTTATGCTGAGTTTGGTGCGGCAAAGTCCGATCGTAAAACCATCCTGTTCTACATGCATTTTGACGGGCAGCCCGTGAATCCGTCCGAGTGGCAAACGCCGCCGTGGCAGCCTGTGCTAAAAGAAAAAGATGCCGCGGGTAAATGGCAGACGCTGCCTGAGTCGCGTCTTCTGAAAGGGGACATCAACCCAGAATGGCGTATTTTCGCCCGAGCATCGGCCGATGATAAAGGGCCGATCGTGATGTTCCTCGCGGCAATGGATGCGATGAAAGAGAAGGGCGTTGAACCGGCCGTCAACATCAAAGTGTTGTTGGATTCCGAAGAAGAAAAAGGTTCACCCGGCCTGACGACGGTGATGGCCGATCATCTGACGCTGCTGAAAAGCGATGGTATGGTGATTTATGATGGTGCGATGCCGTCCAGCAATCGCCCCGGTATCAACTTTGGTAATCGTGGTTCAATTCAGATAGACATGACGGTTTTCGGTGCGAATGCCGCTGCGCACAGCGGTGGCTATGGCAATGTTATTCCAAATCCGGTGCAAAATCTGGCTACGCTGCTGGCCAGCATGAAAGATGCGGACGGCAAGGTCACGATCCCCGGTTATTATGACCGCGTCACGCTCAGTGATAGCGATAAAAAACAGGTAGCCGAGACTGCACCACCTGCGGGTTCGCTGGAAAAACGCTTTGGCGTCGCGCAGTTGGATAAGGTCGCAGGCAATGCGGCAGAGGCGGTGCAGTATCCTTCACTGGATATTCTCGGCATTAAAGCTGGTGAGACGGGGAAGAAAGCATCGAATGCCATTCCATCAACCGCGACCGCCAGCGTGAATATCCGTACCGTACCGGAAACGCCGCCGGATGATATGTATGCGCTATTACGCCAGTATATTGCCAGCAAAGGTTTTCATATCATTGCAGGCGAATCGCCTACACAGGCAGAACGCGAGCAGTATCCGCATCTGATTTCACTTCATCTGACGGCCTATCCGAGCAGCGCCTATGCGGCCAGAACCGAGATCGATTCTCCCTTGGGTCATTGGGCGGTTGCCACCACAACCGCACCGCGTGGTATCGCACCGGAGAAGAACCGTATGATGGGCGGTACGCTGCCGATGAGCGGTGCGGTCAGTGTGTTGAAAGTGCCGTACGTGATCGTGCCTCTAGTTAATGCCGATAATAATCAGCATAGTTTTGATGAGAATTTACGTCTCGGTAACTATCTGGAAGGTATTCGAACCATTGTGGCGATGGCAACCACGCCGCTGTCTTAA
- a CDS encoding TIGR01620 family protein, whose translation MNEPLKPRVTFDDVSPQEPQPQLRAGLAFDEQSSTPFSPISREEEVPEEGAAEEAISAALRPKRSLWRRMVMAGVALFGISALAQGVQSLHNAWVQQDWIALGGITAGSLIVAAGVGSLAVEWRRLYRLRERAEERDVARDLLHSHGVERGREFCEKLARQAGLDSGHPAIQRWQASLHETHNDREVLELYARLVQPVLDTQARREISRSAAESTLMIAVSPLALVDMAFIAWRNLRLINRIAALYGIELGYFSRIRLFRLVLINIAFAGASELVREIGMDWMSQDLAARLSTRAAQGIGAGLLTARLGIKAMELCRPLPWLDDKPRLGDFRRELIGQVKETLQKGR comes from the coding sequence ATGAACGAGCCACTAAAACCACGCGTTACGTTCGACGATGTTTCACCGCAAGAGCCGCAGCCACAACTACGTGCCGGATTGGCATTTGACGAGCAGAGCAGCACGCCATTTTCCCCTATCAGCCGCGAAGAAGAAGTGCCGGAAGAAGGTGCGGCGGAAGAGGCTATCAGTGCGGCGCTACGTCCAAAACGCAGCCTGTGGCGGCGTATGGTGATGGCGGGCGTCGCATTATTCGGCATTAGCGCGCTGGCGCAGGGCGTTCAGTCGCTGCATAACGCCTGGGTGCAACAGGATTGGATCGCGCTGGGCGGTATTACGGCGGGCAGCCTGATTGTGGCGGCGGGCGTTGGCTCATTGGCTGTCGAGTGGCGACGACTCTATCGCCTGCGAGAACGTGCGGAAGAGCGCGATGTGGCGCGCGATCTGCTGCACAGCCACGGAGTGGAACGTGGGCGTGAGTTCTGTGAAAAACTGGCGCGGCAGGCAGGGTTGGATAGCGGTCATCCGGCTATACAGCGCTGGCAGGCTTCACTCCACGAAACGCACAACGATCGCGAAGTATTGGAATTGTATGCGCGTCTGGTTCAGCCTGTACTGGACACGCAGGCGCGGCGTGAAATTAGTCGTTCTGCGGCAGAATCTACCTTGATGATCGCCGTCAGCCCGCTAGCGCTGGTCGATATGGCATTTATTGCTTGGCGTAACCTGCGGCTTATTAATCGGATTGCCGCGTTATACGGCATCGAACTCGGCTATTTCAGCCGCATTCGCTTGTTCCGTCTGGTGTTGATTAATATTGCGTTTGCCGGTGCATCGGAGCTGGTGCGGGAAATTGGCATGGACTGGATGTCGCAGGATCTTGCCGCACGGCTATCGACCCGCGCCGCACAGGGCATTGGCGCAGGTCTGCTGACTGCGCGTCTGGGTATCAAAGCGATGGAATTATGTCGCCCGCTGCCGTGGCTGGATGACAAACCCCGCCTCGGTGATTTCCGCCGCGAGCTGATTGGTCAGGTAAAAGAAACACTGCAAAAAGGACGTTAG
- a CDS encoding YcjX family protein has translation MSRLQNEINSLVNRSVDRHLRIAVTGLSRSGKTAFITAFVNQLLNTHSGAHLPMFSPAREERLLGVKRVPQRDLGVPRFAYDEGMAALYGSPPDWPTPTRGVSEIRLALRYRSKDSLLRHFKDTSTLYLEIVDYPGEWLLDLPLLEQTYLSWSQQMSGLLQGGRIEWAKPWLALCEKIDPLAPADENQLAEVAQAYTDYLHRCKQEGLHFIQPGRFVLPGDLAGAPVLQFFPWPQVNNIGEAKLAQADEKTNIGMLRKRFDYYCQSVVKGFYKDHFVRFDRQIVLVDCLQPLNSGIHAFNDMRLALTQLMQSFHYGKRTLFRRLFSPCIDKLMFAASKADHITADQHSNLVSLLQQLVQEAWQNAAFEGIDMRCEGIASIQSTQSGVVDHQGQKIPALKGHRLSDGQPLTVYPGEVPARLPGAAFWQTQGFHFDQFRPREMTVDTPLPHIRLDTVMDFLLKDKLR, from the coding sequence ATGAGTCGACTACAGAACGAAATTAACTCACTGGTCAATCGCAGCGTGGATCGCCATCTACGTATTGCCGTCACTGGGCTGAGCCGTAGTGGCAAAACCGCGTTTATCACCGCGTTCGTCAACCAATTATTAAATACCCACAGCGGTGCGCATCTGCCGATGTTTTCCCCCGCGCGCGAAGAGCGTTTGCTCGGCGTAAAGCGTGTGCCACAGCGCGATCTGGGCGTGCCGCGCTTCGCCTATGATGAAGGCATGGCAGCGCTGTATGGTTCACCGCCGGATTGGCCGACGCCGACGCGTGGCGTGAGTGAGATCCGTCTGGCGCTGCGCTATCGCTCCAAAGATTCGCTGCTGCGCCATTTTAAAGATACCTCGACGCTCTATCTCGAAATTGTTGACTACCCCGGTGAGTGGCTGTTGGATTTGCCGCTGCTGGAGCAAACTTATTTGAGCTGGTCACAGCAGATGAGCGGCTTGCTGCAAGGGGGACGCATTGAATGGGCGAAACCCTGGCTGGCACTGTGTGAGAAAATCGATCCGCTGGCACCCGCGGATGAAAATCAGTTAGCTGAGGTAGCGCAGGCCTACACCGACTATCTGCATCGCTGCAAACAGGAAGGGCTGCACTTTATCCAACCGGGGCGATTTGTGCTGCCGGGCGATCTGGCCGGGGCGCCAGTGCTGCAATTCTTCCCTTGGCCGCAGGTGAATAACATCGGTGAGGCCAAGCTGGCGCAGGCGGATGAGAAAACCAATATCGGCATGCTGCGTAAGCGTTTTGACTATTACTGCCAGTCGGTCGTCAAAGGGTTTTATAAGGATCACTTCGTACGTTTCGACCGACAGATTGTTCTGGTCGACTGCCTGCAACCGCTCAATAGCGGCATTCATGCATTTAACGATATGCGGCTGGCGCTGACCCAACTGATGCAAAGTTTTCACTACGGTAAACGCACGCTGTTCCGGCGTTTGTTTTCGCCCTGCATCGACAAGCTGATGTTTGCCGCGAGTAAAGCCGATCACATTACCGCCGATCAGCACTCCAATCTGGTGTCTTTACTTCAGCAATTGGTGCAAGAGGCCTGGCAGAACGCGGCATTTGAAGGCATTGATATGCGTTGTGAAGGCATTGCATCGATTCAATCAACGCAGAGCGGGGTGGTCGATCATCAGGGCCAGAAAATTCCGGCGCTGAAAGGGCATCGGCTCAGCGATGGTCAACCGTTGACGGTCTATCCCGGTGAAGTGCCCGCGCGTTTACCGGGCGCTGCATTCTGGCAAACGCAGGGCTTCCACTTCGATCAATTTCGTCCGCGCGAGATGACGGTAGATACGCCGTTGCCGCATATCCGGCTAGATACGGTCATGGACTTTCTGCTAAAGGATAAATTGCGATGA
- the pspC gene encoding envelope stress response membrane protein PspC encodes MKNTWSGKTLYRIPEEGMLKGVCAGLARYFDVPVKLLRIIVVLSMFFGLFFFTIVAYIILTFMLDPAPAGMGFEDEKAARTPSQLLDEADATLQASEQRLRNIERYVTSDTFGVQNRFRHL; translated from the coding sequence ATGAAAAATACGTGGTCAGGTAAAACGTTATATCGCATACCGGAAGAAGGCATGCTGAAAGGGGTTTGTGCTGGTTTAGCGCGTTATTTTGACGTGCCGGTGAAACTCCTGCGGATAATCGTGGTGCTGTCGATGTTTTTCGGCCTGTTCTTTTTCACGATTGTGGCTTACATCATTCTGACCTTTATGCTCGATCCGGCTCCGGCGGGAATGGGATTTGAGGATGAAAAAGCGGCCCGGACACCCAGCCAACTGCTGGATGAGGCAGATGCGACATTGCAGGCCAGCGAACAGCGTCTACGTAATATTGAGCGCTATGTTACCTCGGATACGTTTGGCGTTCAGAACCGCTTTCGCCATCTGTAA